A single window of Narcine bancroftii isolate sNarBan1 chromosome 1, sNarBan1.hap1, whole genome shotgun sequence DNA harbors:
- the LOC138753227 gene encoding cell division cycle-associated 7-like protein isoform X2: protein MSKLITKIFNTESDDEEFMGFQETDFGNRYGQIPKFLADIFDAPSDEEFLGFPEEDGLIEDKLKQSMNVSYFQSKYITEELIEAFTEDSCSTDVFEGFPSNMFEANGELDLETVTSEMEDEEEEEDSSSIESEMEPTSKKTHFGLRVAFKFPTRRPAKRKERELVVSESESDDDSGSGKKRSNVLLKRAMNIKENKEMLAKLMAELKSMPRLFPVNVQSSSPSKQKRQPKKTFSEGKIERRVNPTRNARPPEGFSVEKFAISPTKLVDQVKNFRLRTDLSNCFEDGSIKKRRRRSFKCQSRLADNITEEDLENIAITVKDKIYDRCMGSTCHQCRQKTIDTKTICRNHDCYGVRGQFCGPCLRNRYGENVRSALLNPVWVCPPCRGICNCSFCRRRNGRCATGILVHLAKFYGYDNVQAYLESLQKQLTED from the exons ATCCCAAAgtttttagcagatatttttgatGCGCCAAGTGATGAAGAATTTTTGGGTTTTCCAGAGGAGGATGGACTCATCGAGGACAAGCTGAAGCAGAGCATGAAT GTTTCCTATTTCCAGTCCAAGTATATTACAGAAGAGCTGATTGAAGCTTTCACAGAGGATAGTTGCTCAACTGATGTTTTCGAAGGATTCCCTTCAAATATGTTTGAAGCTAATGGTGAGCTGGATTTGGAG ACGGTGACTTCGGAAATGGAggatgaagaggaggaggaggattcaTCTTCCATTGAAAGTGAAATGGAACCAACATCAAAGAAAACTCATTTTGGATTGCGCGTGGCATTTAAATTTCCTACAAGGCGGCCAGCAAAGAGAAAGGAGCGCGAGTTGGTTGTGTCTGAGTCTGAATCGGATGATGACTCTGGGTCGGGGAAGAAGCGGTCTAATGTTTTGCTAAAGCGAGCCATGAACATTAAAGAGAATAAAGAGATG CTTGCCAAACTAATGGCAGAACTAAAGTCAATGCCTAGGCTCTTTCCAGTGAATGTACAGAGTTCTTCCCCTTCA aAACAAAAACGACAGCCAAAGAAAACTTTTTCTGAAGGAAAGATTGAACGTCGGGTGAATCCAACCAGAAATGCTCGGCCTCCTGAGGGTTTTTCTGTGGAAAAATTTGCTATTTCTCCAACCAAACTTGTAGATCAAGTGAAAAACTTCCGCTTGAGAACTGATTTATCCAATTGTTTTGAG GATGGAAGTATAAAGAAAAGGAGGCGAAGATCTTTCAAATGTCAGTCAAGACTTGCTGATAATATCACAGAAGAGGATTTGGAAAATATTGCAATCACCGTTAAAGATAAAATATATGATCGTTGTATG GGCAGCACGTGCCATCAATGTCGACAGAAGACGATAGACACAAAGACAATCTGCCGTAATCACGATTGTTACGGTGTAAGAGGACAATTTTGTGGACCCTGTTTGCGAAATCGTTATGGGGAAAATGTGAGGTCGGCCCTTTTAAACCCC GTTTGGGTGTGCCctccttgcagagggatctgcaacTGTAGTTTCTGCCGTCGTCGGAATGGACGGTGTGCCACTGGAATTCTTGTTCACTTGGCAAAGTtttatgggtatgacaacgttcAAGCCTACTTGGAAAG TTTGCAGAAACAACTAACTGAAGATTGA
- the LOC138753227 gene encoding cell division cycle-associated 7-like protein isoform X1, whose protein sequence is MAELGNVMSKLITKIFNTESDDEEFMGFQETDFGNRYGQIPKFLADIFDAPSDEEFLGFPEEDGLIEDKLKQSMNVSYFQSKYITEELIEAFTEDSCSTDVFEGFPSNMFEANGELDLETVTSEMEDEEEEEDSSSIESEMEPTSKKTHFGLRVAFKFPTRRPAKRKERELVVSESESDDDSGSGKKRSNVLLKRAMNIKENKEMLAKLMAELKSMPRLFPVNVQSSSPSKQKRQPKKTFSEGKIERRVNPTRNARPPEGFSVEKFAISPTKLVDQVKNFRLRTDLSNCFEDGSIKKRRRRSFKCQSRLADNITEEDLENIAITVKDKIYDRCMGSTCHQCRQKTIDTKTICRNHDCYGVRGQFCGPCLRNRYGENVRSALLNPVWVCPPCRGICNCSFCRRRNGRCATGILVHLAKFYGYDNVQAYLESLQKQLTED, encoded by the exons ATCCCAAAgtttttagcagatatttttgatGCGCCAAGTGATGAAGAATTTTTGGGTTTTCCAGAGGAGGATGGACTCATCGAGGACAAGCTGAAGCAGAGCATGAAT GTTTCCTATTTCCAGTCCAAGTATATTACAGAAGAGCTGATTGAAGCTTTCACAGAGGATAGTTGCTCAACTGATGTTTTCGAAGGATTCCCTTCAAATATGTTTGAAGCTAATGGTGAGCTGGATTTGGAG ACGGTGACTTCGGAAATGGAggatgaagaggaggaggaggattcaTCTTCCATTGAAAGTGAAATGGAACCAACATCAAAGAAAACTCATTTTGGATTGCGCGTGGCATTTAAATTTCCTACAAGGCGGCCAGCAAAGAGAAAGGAGCGCGAGTTGGTTGTGTCTGAGTCTGAATCGGATGATGACTCTGGGTCGGGGAAGAAGCGGTCTAATGTTTTGCTAAAGCGAGCCATGAACATTAAAGAGAATAAAGAGATG CTTGCCAAACTAATGGCAGAACTAAAGTCAATGCCTAGGCTCTTTCCAGTGAATGTACAGAGTTCTTCCCCTTCA aAACAAAAACGACAGCCAAAGAAAACTTTTTCTGAAGGAAAGATTGAACGTCGGGTGAATCCAACCAGAAATGCTCGGCCTCCTGAGGGTTTTTCTGTGGAAAAATTTGCTATTTCTCCAACCAAACTTGTAGATCAAGTGAAAAACTTCCGCTTGAGAACTGATTTATCCAATTGTTTTGAG GATGGAAGTATAAAGAAAAGGAGGCGAAGATCTTTCAAATGTCAGTCAAGACTTGCTGATAATATCACAGAAGAGGATTTGGAAAATATTGCAATCACCGTTAAAGATAAAATATATGATCGTTGTATG GGCAGCACGTGCCATCAATGTCGACAGAAGACGATAGACACAAAGACAATCTGCCGTAATCACGATTGTTACGGTGTAAGAGGACAATTTTGTGGACCCTGTTTGCGAAATCGTTATGGGGAAAATGTGAGGTCGGCCCTTTTAAACCCC GTTTGGGTGTGCCctccttgcagagggatctgcaacTGTAGTTTCTGCCGTCGTCGGAATGGACGGTGTGCCACTGGAATTCTTGTTCACTTGGCAAAGTtttatgggtatgacaacgttcAAGCCTACTTGGAAAG TTTGCAGAAACAACTAACTGAAGATTGA